One region of Vanessa cardui chromosome 20, ilVanCard2.1, whole genome shotgun sequence genomic DNA includes:
- the LOC124538384 gene encoding esterase FE4-like, whose amino-acid sequence MWRSVVLFLVVNSILAQEEDFKTVTLEDGIVSGEKYWDGEFYQFFGIPYATIPKGRDRFQAPLPAEPWEGVLEASKKTTICHQCYYTGDNNDEIMLDGEDDCLLINLLVPKIASDDNLVPVVVYIHSGAFSGGGGNMAHFNYLARHDVITVSFNYRLGAFGFACLGNKEIPGNAGLKDQVAALRWINKNIKNFGGDPNQVTLAGFSVGAAMAELLSLSEATTGLFNKLILESGSALSPFTINRDPLATAKNVALSLGYNGTDSLDELTEFYLNATVKDLAEKSLNYYLKNSTFGFAPCVENIIEGIEPIITESPLELMKKGFNKDIAIVTGFSNMEGISRTIKFGEWREDMNADFSEFLPADLKFDDEKTKNDFIRDIKQYYFDGKEVKADTLQNYVNYFSDSMFKYSIMRSAKLRAKMTKKPVYLYQFSFVGKLNIEHNYMDRLKGASHRDQTAYVLDFFGWTNNYKDLDTRERMTMMWSDFVKYENPTAFETTLIPFNWLPYTNENQNYMEIDKKLQMKKGLFDEEWKFWNKIYEKYYWNPTAPKLRDIKK is encoded by the exons ATGTGGCGATCGGTCGTGTTATTTCTCGTCGTGAATAGCATTCTTGCTCAAGAGGAAGATTTTAAAACAGTCACTCTAGAAGATGGCATTGTGAGCGGTGAAAAGTATTGGGATGGTGAATTTTATCAATTCTTCGGCATACCTTACGCTACGATACCAAAAGGAAGGGATCGATTTCag GCACCTCTCCCCGCTGAGCCATGGGAAGGAGTATTAGAAGCATCAAAGAAAACAACAATATGCCATCAATGCTATTACACTGGtgataataatgatgaaattaTGTTAGACGGAGAAGATGACTGCCTACTTATTAACTTGCTTGTGCCTAAGATAGCATCAGATGATAATCTAGTACCGGTTGTTGTTTACATACATAGTGGAGCGTTTTCTGGTGGGGGTGGCAACATGGCACACTTCAATTATTTAGCAAGACATGACGTAATCACTGTCAGCTTCAACTATAGACTAGGTGCATTTGGTTTCGCCTGTCTAGGCAATAAAGAAATACCTGGAAATGCTGGTTTGAAAGACCAAGTCGCTGCTCTACGATGGATTAATAAGAACATCAAAAACTTCGGTGGTGATCCCAATCAAGTTACTCTCGCCGGATTTAGTGTAGGTGCAGCGATGGCCGAGCTCCTATCACTGTCTGAAGCAACGACTGGTTTattcaacaaattaattttagaaagtgGTTCCGCATTATCACCCTTCACTATAAATAGAGATCCGTTAGCTACAGCCAAAAACGTAGCACTATCACTTGGTTATAATGGAACGGACAGTTTGGACGAACTGACAGAATTTTACCTAAACGCTACTGTTAAAGATTTAGCTGAGAAaagtttaaattactatttaaaaaatagtacattCGGTTTCGCTCCTTGTGTTGAAAATATAATCGAAGGAATAGAACCGATAATAACTGAGTCTCCAttagaattaatgaaaaaaggttttaacaaAGATATTGCAATCGTAACAGGCTTCTCAAATATGGAAGGCATTAGTCGAACTATTAAGTTCGGTGAATGGAGAGAGGATATGAATGCCGATTTCTCGGAATTCCTTCCAGCAGATTTGAAATTCGATGATGAAAAAACTAAAAACGATTTCATTCGAGATATTAAACAGTATTACTTCGACGGTAAAGAAGTGAAGGCTGACACGCTGCAGAATTACGTGAATTACTTCTCTGATTCCATGTTCAAATATTCCATAATGAGATCCGCTAAGCTACGTGCGAAGATGACCAAAAAGCCTGTGTACCTTTACCAGTTCTCTTTCGTTGGTAAATTGAATATAGAACACAATTACATGGACAGACTTAAAGGCGCAAGTCACCGAGATCAGACGGCGTATGTGCTTGACTTTTTCGGTtggacaaataattataaagatttagaTACGAGAGAAAGGATGACCATGATGTGGTCTGACTTCGTTAAATATGA AAATCCAACAGCATTCGAAACTACTCTAATACCTTTCAATTGGCTACCTTATACAAACGAAAACCAAAACTATATGgaaatagacaaaaaattacaaatgaaaaagGGCTTATTCGACGAGGAATGGAAgttttggaataaaatatatgaaaaatactaTTGGAATCCTACTGCGCCAAAGCTTCgcgatattaaaaaataa
- the LOC124538419 gene encoding uncharacterized protein LOC124538419 — MKFVIFACVITFAFITVCGQSIPTKKCPRGEHSVLYCPQKAEPSCENPTVHDLQGPAACGIPDCFCNAPTVRDTKTNKCVPLSKCS; from the exons atgaaatttgttatttttgcgTGTGTGATCACCTTCGCGTTTATCACAGTGTGCGGTCAGTCCATACCAACGa AAAAATGCCCACGGGGCGAGCACTCGGTCCTCTACTGTCCACAAAAGGCTGAACCTTCTTGCGAGAACCCAACGGTCCACGACCTCCAGGGCCCCGCAGCTTGTGGTATACCGGACTGCTTCTGCAACGCCCCCACCGTGAGGGACACCAAAACGAATAAATGTGTCCCGTTGTCAAAGTGCTCATGA